In Papaver somniferum cultivar HN1 chromosome 1, ASM357369v1, whole genome shotgun sequence, a genomic segment contains:
- the LOC113282038 gene encoding UBP1-associated protein 2B-like: MAKKRRVEDEEDTDPEMDSSSEEVEEIEEEEEDDEEETDKSVEPEAEEPAAAEEDLTKILEIFSKEQLIDIIRSASTENKKLVEDIHKLADQDPSHRKLFVHGLGWETTSDKLREIFSTYGELEDCNVVVDKNTGKSKGYGFILYKHRKSALKALQEPQKKIENRMTACQLASSGPVNIPSQQQHHQQPQQHQYQQMNHHVKKNGNSSAAGMSPEMLQRKIYVGNVQSEISGEKLHSFFSKYGEIEEGPLGFDKNTGKPKGYALFIYKTLEGARKALEEPSKNFEGHVLFCQKATDNNKQKSGSGSAPLPTGSLPMNNDGFNHAGNPGVGGFNPPQPGVGPGFNPQNGVMGHHGLMMNQGLMGGVPPYGQGMQPIQAALAVLAAAGQNPGAFGVMNPALAGFNPMAPMQPGLGAFGMGNPMYQNPQGHQLIGPPGQGPAKRPALGPPGGYGAR, from the coding sequence ATGGCGAAGAAACGAagagttgaagatgaagaagacacaGACCCAGAAATGGATTCATcatcagaagaagtagaagaaatagaagaggaggaggaagacgacgaggaagaaacAGATAAATCAGTCGAACCAGAAGCTGAAgaaccagcagcagcagaagaagattTAACAAAGATTCTTGAAATATTCAGTAAAGAACAATTAATTGATATTATTCGTTCAGCATCAACAGAGAATAAAAAACTCGTTGAAGATATTCATAAATTAGCAGATCAAGATCCATCTCATCGGAAATTGTTTGTTCATGGATTAGGTTGGGAAACAACATCAGATAAACTCAGAGAAATTTTCTCTACTTACGGTGAGCTTGAAGATTgtaatgttgttgttgataaaAATACAGGTAAATCAAAAGGGTATGGTTTCATATTATATAAACATAGAAAATCTGCTTTAAAAGCTTTGCAAGAGCCACAGAAGAAGATTGAGAATCGGATGACTGCTTGTCAGTTAGCTTCTTCTGGACCTGTTAATATTCCTTCTCAACAACAGCACCATCAGCAGCCGCAGCAGCACCAATATCAACAGATGAATCATCATGTGAAGAAGAATGGTAATTCTTCTGCGGCGGGGATGTCGCCGGAGATGTTGCAGAGGAAAATCTATGTAGGTAATGTACAATCTGAGATTTCTGGTGAGAAATTACATTCTTTTTTCTCAAAGTATGGTGAAATTGAAGAAGGTccattagggtttgataaaaacaCTGGGAAACCTAAAGGGTATGCTTTGTTTATATATAAAACTCTTGAAGGTGCAAGAAAGGCTTTAGAGGAACCTAGCAAGAATTTTGAAGGGCATGTGTTGTTTTGTCAGAAAGCTACTGATAACAACAAGCAGAAATCAGGTTCTGGTTCTGCACCTTTACCTACTGGGAGTTTGCCTATGAATAATGATGGGTTTAATCATGCTGGTAATCCTGGAGTTGGTGGGTTTAATCCTCCACAGCCTGGTGTTGGTCCTGGTTTTAATCCTCAGAATGGTGTTATGGGTCATCATGGGCTTATGATGAATCAGGGACTTATGGGTGGTGTTCCGCCGTATGGTCAAGGGATGCAACCGATTCAAGCTGCATTAGCTGTACTTGCTGCTGCAGGGCAGAATCCAGGTGCTTTTGGAGTGATGAACCCTGCTTTAGCAGGTTTTAATCCAATGGCACCTATGCAACCAGGATTGGGAGCTTTTGGAATGGGTAACCCAATGTATCAGAATCCACAAGGTCATCAACTAATTGGACCCCCTGGGCAAGGTCCTGCTAAGAGACCCGCTTTAGGGCCACCGGGAGGATATGGAGCTCGTTGA